CGAGGACTATTTCATCAACGGCAAAGACCTTGGTGATGAGAGTTACATGGCCGGAATTGCACAACGCCATGATCTGCCTTATCCGCCGGGTGCGACGATCACCCACCAGCTCGAGAATGATCTCAAAGACGCCGGACGAATTGGAATTAACGGTGTCCCGTATTTCATATTCGAAAGTGACTGGGCAATATCAGGAGCGCATCCGCCGGAAAGTTTCCTTCCCCTTTTTGATGCCGTTGTCAATCACCGGCTGGTTCAGGCGGAATGACAAGATCGCGTATTTCCTCAAGAGTCTGCTGCACCGCCCTCGCACGGTTTGAGATAGGCAGTGTCTGCCTGAAAGTAAGGCGATGATCTCCTGTCAGTTGCACCTGTCCGGACTTACCGGCGATATACCCTATTAGCGCTTCAGGATTATCGAAGCGGTTATCCCTGAACTCAAGACTGAGCCCCTTTGGTCCGGCATCAATTTTGGCGACATTGGTCTGACGGCAGAGAATCTTTATCTGAATGGTGTCGATCAGGTTGCGGACTTCTTCGGGATAAGGACCGAATCGATCTACCATTTCGGCCAGCAGACTCTCTACTTCCTCCATGGTATCAGTTGCAGCGATACGCCTGTAAAGAGACAACCTTACGGTCAGATCATTGACATAACCGTCAGGGATCAGCACCGTCGTCCCCAGATTGATCACAGGCGAGAAGGATGTTTCGGTCTCGGCGGCGGCGTCTGCACCAAGGCGGGCTACATTGACGGCCTCTCTCAGCATTTCCTGATAGAGTTCGACACCGACCTCACGAACATGTCCCGATTGCTCATCACCAAGCAGATTGCCGGCACCGCGAATATCGAGGTCATAGGAGGCCAGCGTGAATCCCGCACCAAGAGAATCAAGCGTCTGCATCACTTCAAGCCGCCGCTTTGACTGCTCAGTCAGAATCCGTGACGCATCGGTTGTCAGATAAGCATAGGCGCGCTGGCGGCTGCGCCCAACGCGTCCCCTTAACTGGTAGAGTTGCGAGAGACCAAACATGTCTGCCCGATGGATGATCATCGTATTGGCCGATGATATATCGATACCGCTTTCTATTATATTGGTGGAGAGCAGAACATCGGCATTGCCGTCGGCAAACCGGGTCATCGCCTGATCGAGATCATCCGATGGCATCCGGCCATGGGCAGTGATGATACGGGCTTCCGGTACCATCGCCTGGAGTCTGTCATATACGCGCGGCAGATGATCAATTCGGGGGCAAACACAAAATACCTGCCCGCCGCGAAATCTCTCCCGCCGAACAGCTTCTGCCAGCACGACAGTATCCCAGGGACCAACGAATGTTCGCACAGCCAGACGATCCACAGGTGGTGTTGCGATGATCGACATCTCACGCACACCGGAAAGCGCCATCTGCAGGGTTCTGGGGATCGGCGTTGCACTCAGGGTCAATACATGAACATCTCCGCGCAGGGCTTTAAGTCTTTCTTTCTGACTGACGCCAAAATTTTGCTCTTCATCAACAATGGCCAGTCCGAGATTGTCATACTCGACCTTCTTTGAGAGCAGGGCATGAGTGCCGATGGCAATCTGGCATTCACCACTGGCAATTTCCTCACGCAGCCGGCTTGCCGCCGCTGCTCCTGTCATCCGGGACAGCATGCCTATTTTGACAGGAAGACCGCGGAAGCGCTCTTCGAATGTAATCCTGTGCTGGCGGGCCAGTAGGGTTGTCGGGGTGACGACCGCAATTTGGAACCCTGCCATGGCAACGGCATAAGCCGCCCGCATGGCGACTTCCGTCTTGCCAAATCCAACATCGCCGCAAATCAGCCTGTCCATCACCTGCCCCGATGCCAGATCACGCATGACATCATCGATAGCTTCGGTCTGATCATCGGTTTCGGCAAAAACAAAACGCTGGCAAAATTCGGTGTATCCCCCCGGGTCCGGCATGATGGGCTCGGTCTTTGCCGTTTGCCGCATCGCGGCGACTTTGATCAGTTGCTCTGCTATCTCGCGTATCCGCCCCTTGATCCGGGCCTTGCGCGCCTGCCATGACGCACTGCCCAGTCTGTCCATCTGGGCATCGCCCCCCTCCTTGCCATAACGTGAGAGGAGATCAATATTTTCAACGGGCAGGAAGAGTTTATCGCCTCCGGCATAGATGATCAGCAAGCAATCATGCTGGGCATCTGTCGTCTCGATGCGCTCCAGCCCCTCGTAGCGGCCAATTCCGTGATCGACATGAACCACGAGGTCGCCTTTCTGAAGGGATGACACCTCGCGCAGGAAATTTTCGCCGCGCCTTCTCCTCCGGGAGGGACGGGTAATGCGATTGCCATAGATGTCTTTCTCCGTGATTACCGTCAAACCCGGCAGGGTAAAGCCGTCTTCAATCGGCCATGTCGCGGAATAAACCTGTCCTGCTGCCAGCCCTTCGATACGCGTTACGGGATTGATGGTTAGCTGTTGCGGCAGATGTTCACCAATAAGTTCATCAATGCGGCTCCGCGCACCTTCGCTGCTCGCAGCAAGCAGCACAGCTGCTGATTTGATCAGTTGAGGAATTTCCTTGCCAACACTCCTGCTTGGCGATGATGCACCCTCGCCCTCTAGTCGGGCTTCCGTTGCCGCGGCATGATAAATCGCACCGCGTCGCCCTCCGGCATCATGGCCGGACGCGGGTGTACCGTCCTGCCGGCCAAAGGAAGATACCTGATGGGTCAGCAGTTTATCTCTGAGCCCCGTGTGGCCGGTGTCATCAAGGTAAAGCGCATCAGGGGGCAGCGGACGCCATATACTGTCGCCTTCCTGGTCAGTTGCGAGTTGCATTGCCTCAATTCTGGCTGTGTGAAAGTCATTAATCTGATCAAATCGGTGGCGCGTGGCGGCTTCCATCTCGTCAGCCATCAGCACAGGTGTTGCCGGGCCGGTGTAATCGGAAAGATGCTCAAGGCTGTCATGGTAAAGGGGCAGCATATGTTCCATCCCCGGATGATGGCGGCCTTCTGAAATGGAAAGATACAACGGGTCACGGGAAGCTTCGGCACCAAAGCACTCAAGATAGCGGCCCCGAAAGGCGCTGATTGTCTCTTCATCCAGAATGAATTCGCTGACAGGATGCAGTGCAAGCACGTCGGCGCCGGCCGTGCTGCGCTGGGTTTCGGGGTCAAAATGCCTGATCGTTTCAATTTCCGTATCAAAAAAATCAACCCGCACCGGCTCGCCCGCCCCCGGCGGGAAGACATCAACGATGCCGCCCCGGATGGCAAATTCACCGGTTTCGCGGACGGTATCAGCCCGGTGATAGGCATTGGCCGTAAAAAACCGCATCAGATCGGCGGCACTGATCGTATCCCCCGGCTTAAGGTTGAGCGATGCCCCTCTGAACATCGCCCGCGGCGGGGTTTTCTGCAGCCAGGCATTGACCGTCGTCAGAATAATCCGGGGCTTATCAGGCCTTGCCGCCAGCTCGGCGAGGCAATGAAGCCGTTTTCCCGTCAGCACCCCGCCAGGAGAGATACGATCATAAGGCAGGCAATCCCAGGCCGGAAATTCAAGCACGGCTTCAGGGTCGACACTCAATAGTGAAACTGATGCCGCCATCCGGGAGAGACCGGCATCGTCAAGGGCCACATGGACGGCCCGGCCTCCGTTCTCTTCTACCAGATGGGCAAGGGCCATCGCATCGACACCCTCCGGTGCCCCCCAGAGCATGCCCGGGGACGAGGTGGCCCAGTCCTTAAGTAAGGGCATGGTCATGGCTTGCGCCTCTCACACCAGATCCGGAGTTTATCAAATGCCGGATTATTAAACCCCTCGGGCAAAGCGGCGCTGCTATTGAGCCAGGCCCAGATAGACGGATCCCCGTATTCAAGCAGCTCTTCATAGGCGTCGAGTTCAATATCATTCATGGAATCAAGACATTCCCGGGCAAACGGGCCCAGCAGATGATCGGTTTCACGCATGCCTGTATATGTTGAGCGGTAGACGAGGCGGCGGATACGATGAGAGCGTGTTTGTGATGTCATGATGCAAAATCTTTGAGTGCAAAATCTTTGAGTGATGCCATATGGGCAATATTGATCTAACATGGTCTCTGGGAATAGCAAAATGAGGAATTATATAGGTGACCACTTCCGGTTTTAAGCATTTCAAGAGACCCGAGCCCCTGTTCAGGCTTTTTGCCCCGCTGACAGCACTCCCCGGTGTCGGGGACAAGCTCGCCTCAGTGATCAGTAAGCGTGTCGGCAGCCATGTGATCGATTTGCTGCGGCACCTGCCTTGCGGGGTCATTGACCGGAGCAAGCGGCCTGCCATTTCACAAATCGAGCACGGCAGCATTGTCACGCTTGAAGTCGAAATCACCGGCCATGACAAACCGCCGCGCAGAAGCCGCCGCCCCTGGCGCGTTGCGGCGCAAAACAAGACCGGCCGTGTTGATCTGGTGTTCTTCCATGCCCGCGGGGATTATGTAGAGAAACTCCTGCCCCTCGGTGCGAGGCGGATTGTCAGTGGTCGGGCGGAGATGTTTAAGGATAAAGTGCAGATCGCTCATCCCGATCATGTCATCGCCCCGGACAAGGAAGACGATATGCCCCGGTATGAGCCTGTCTACCCTCTGACGGCGGGGCTGACGGCAAAGACAATGGCCAAGGCCATGAAGGCGGCCCTTGAGGGCATCCCTGAACTTGATGAATGGATCAACCCCGACATCGTGAATCGTTTTGGCTGGCCGGAATGGGCAAAAGCGGCACGATCCGTTCATTCCCCCCACAGCGATGCCGACCTTATGCCGAACAGCCCTGAACGGGCCCGGCTTGCCTATGATGAGTTGCTGGCCAATCAACTCGCCCTTGCTCTTGTGCGGATAGGTTCCGGCGTTGATGAGGGGCGCGCCTTCCCCGATCAGGCAACCGACGGTCTTGCGGCAGAGCTGACCCGTAACCTTCCCTTTGAGCTCACCCCGGCACAGCTGAGGGTGATCGATGAGATCAGGGCTGATCAGATTGCGCCAAGGCGCATGCTGCGTCTGCTTCAGGGAGATGTCGGCTCCGGCAAGACAGTTGTCGCGCTGCTGGCCATGCTGCATGTCGTCTCCGGCGGTGCTCAGGCCGCACTGCTTGTTCCCACGGAAATTCTGGCCCGCCAGCATCATGCGACCCTGACCGGCTTTCTTGCCCCGCTCGGGATCACTCCGGGACTTTTGCACAGCAAGATGAAGGCGGGGAAAAAACGCGACGTGCTTGCTGCACTCGCTGACGGCACCATGCCCATTGTCGTCGGCACCCATGCCCTGCTTTCGGATAATGTCAGCTTCAACGATCTCGGTCTTGCGGTTGTCGATGAGCAGCATCGCTTTGGTGTGCGCCAGAGGCTGGTTCTCGGCGACAAGGCCAAGGGTGTTGATGTGCTTGTGATGACCGCAACACCCATACCCCGCACCTTGGCCATGACAGCTTACGGCGATCTTGTCGCATCGCAAATTGATGAAAAGCCGCCGGGCCGGAAACCTGTCATCACTACAGCGGTGCCGCTTGATCGCAGCGATGATGTCATAGAAAGACTGCGTGGGGCGATCAAGGCGGGTAAACAGGCCTACTGGATTTGTCCTCTTATCGACGAAAGTGACAGCCTTGATATCGCCGCTGCCGAGGGACGTCACACCGAATTGCGCACCGCACTGCCGGAAGCCGCAACGGGGCTTGTTCACGGGAAAATGAATGCTGAAAGTCGTGATACCGCCATGGAGTCGTTCCGCAGCGGCGAGAGCCGGCTGCTGGTTGCTACAACGGTTATCGAGGTTGGTGTTGATGTGCCCAATGCCTCGATCATGATCATTGAACATGCCGAGCGGTTCGGGCTGGCGCAGATGCACCAGCTCAGGGGGCGTGTCGGCCGCGGGGACGATCAGTCAAGCTGCCTTCTGCTTTATAAGGCACCGGTTTCGGAAACGGCCCGTGCCCGTCTTTCCATCATGCGCGAAAGCGACGATGGTTTCCGTATCGCCGAGGAAGATTTGCGCCTGCGCGGTCCCGGCGAGGTTCTTGGCCAGCGGCAATCGGGCGATCCGGATTTTATTCTCGCAGATCTTGCGCATCACGGTGACCTTCTGGCCCTCGCCCATGACGAAGCCGAAGGGATTCTCTCTCGCAATCCCATGCTCAGCGGCGATGAAGGGACGCGGCTTAAATTACTGCTGTCGTTGTTTGAGCGTGATATGGCCGTGACCTACCTGGCGGGCGGTTAACGCTTTCCGACGGTATTTTTGGGGTATTTTTTGGCGGTATTTTTTTGGGTATTTATAGGAAGACCCTTTTACCCTTTTTTCGGCTTCTTTTTCCCGGCCTTTGCCTTCGATGGATTGAGGGCCTTGGCTTTGCGGTCAACACGCGGGTCGTCAGGTGTCACGATACCGCCGGAAACCACCATCTTCACCGCTTCTTCGACCTTCATATCAAGGGTAATCAGCTCATCACGGGGAAAGAAGAGCAGAAAACCCGAAGTCGGGTTGGGCGTTGTCGGCACAAAGACATTGACGAGTTCTTCTGACGACATGTTCTGCACTTCACCACGTGTTTTTCCTGTCACGAAACCGATCGCCCAAATGCCGCGGCGCGGATATTCAATCAGCACGGCTTCACGGAAAGCATCGGATTGACTGGCCATCACCGTTTCCATGATCTGCTTGGTGGCCCCGTAAACGGAGCGAACAACCGGCAGCCTGTTAACCATGTTTTCACCGAGACGGACAAGCCAGCGACCAACGAATCCCCTTGCAATCGCCCCGGTCAGGATGATCAGCAGCGCTCCGATGATGATCCCGAAGCCGGGCAGCCGGAACGGCACATAATTTTGCGGATTAAGATTATCCGGCAGGAGGCTGGCAACATAGCCATCGATCACACCGACAATGAGCCAGGTCAGATATGCTGTGAGGAAAATCGGTATTGAAACGATCAGGCCGGTTAAAAACCAGCCTCGCAATGTGCCGAAAAATGTCATTAACTTAACCTCATGGGGTTACCCTTACGGGCGAATAAACATACTATACGTGAAATGTCCCGCATATCAACCAGATTACAGGATAAGGCAGACATGAGCAAAAACCCTGATAAGGCAGAAAAAAGCCTGCGTGCCCTCATGGATGTCATGGCGGCATTGCGCCATCCGGAAGAAGGCTGCGCATGGGATCTGAAACAAGATCACGCCAGTATCGCCCCTTATACAATAGAAGAGGCCTATGAAGTGGCCGAAGCGATTGAAGGCGGCACGGCGGAGGATATTCGCGATGAGCTGGGTGATCTGCTCCTTCAGGTCGTCTTCCAGGCCCGGATTGCCGAAGAGGCCGGTACTTTTGACTTTGCCGCCATAGCCGACAGCATCACCGCAAAAATGATAAGGCGACATCCCCATATTTTTGGTGAGGCGAGCTACAGAAACGAGGCGGAACAGCGTGAAGCATGGGAGGAGATCAAGGCGGCGGAAAGAAAAGACAAAAATGAGGGCGGATTACTTGATGGCATTGCTTCAGCTCTGCCACCAATGACCCGTGCCGTGAAACTTCAAAAGCGGGCGGCGCGTGTCGGTTTCGACTGGGATGATCCTGAACCTGTACTTGCCAAAGTAGGCGAAGAGCTTAATGAAGTGGCATCGGAGCTGGCGGCAAGCCCGAGAAGTGATGACAGACTTGCAGATGAAATCGGTGATCTGCTCTTTGCGGTAATCAATCTGGCCCGCAAGAGCGGGGTCGACCCGGATGCGGCCCTGAGGCGGACAAACGGTAAATTCACCCGTCGGTTCAACGGTGTTGTTTCCCGTGCCCGGTCGGAAGGGATTAGTATGGAAGATGCCGAACTGGACCAAATGGAGGCATGGTGGACGGAAATCAAACAGGCTGAAAAATCACGCTAGCCGTCTTCTTCGGTCTCATCCCCGATATTAAAATTGATAGGATCTGACGGCATGATGGTTGAAATCGCATGCTTATAGACGAGTTGGACATGCTGTTCCCGCTTTAACAAAAGACAAAAGTTATCAAACCAGGTGATTATCCCCTGCAGTTTGACCCCATTGACGAGAAAAACCGTGACGGAAGCATGGTCTTTGCGAACGGAATTGAGGAAAGTTTCCTGAAGATTCTTGCTTTTATCCGAAACCATGGTGTCCCCCCCTATATTGTTATTATTATCGCACACAGTATGACTGCTGGAATTGGAAAGGCAAATCTAAAAAAAATAGGATTATATACAATCCTACCTAAATCCTTCAATAATCAAACATCTAAGCTGTTGTAAACAAACATGTTGCAAACAAACAACTTGAATTATCCCCACAATCTATTATCTTAATAGGTAGATGAGTAATGGCACTTGAATTAGACTGATGAAAAGGTACCATATCAAATGGAAAAACGTTACACTGCTATAGCGGTTGCTAACTATTTTCTGTCGAAATACGGGCACACTGGCATCCAGCCGCTAAAACTTCAAAAACTGGTATATATTGCACACGGGTGGCATCTTGCCTTACGTGGAAAGAAACAACCATTGGTTTTTGATGAGAATGCTGAAGCATGGCAATATGGACCCGTGTTTCCATCGGTTTATCATGAATTCAAAGATCGAGGAAAACAGCCCATAACTGACCTTGGTACAGAATTCGTAGCTAAAGAAACCGGAAATATTGGAAGTATTGTTTCGGTGACACCCGAGATAAAGCAAAAGGATGAGAATACCACTAATTTACTCGACAGAGTTTGGGAAGTCTACGGCAGGTGGTCAGGTATACAACTATCAACTCTTTGTCATCAACCTGGAACACCGTGGGACATAACACGGAAGAAATCCAACGGAAGACGAAATGCTCATATTGAAAATGAGATTATATATAAACATTACAAGAAAAAATTAGAGCAGAACGTTTCCAAAAATGCAAAATGATAATGATTCAAATGAGCCTGGCTTGGAAGATATCAATGATGATCCGTTGGCGTGTTTCGTGTATTACGAATAGATGCGGATAATATTAGCAAGGCCGCACGATTTGTCGGCACGAGTAGTATGGGAGGATAAAGCACTGCCGCCATTGTGATTTTTCAAGCTACAATTATTTGCATCCTCACAACTTCATCTTTGGATAAAATGATTAAGACTATCTAACAGCCGATAAAGAATTATAACCACATCCAAAAAATGGCAATCCAGAACGTGTTGTGATGGCAATTTTACAGAATCCCCCAAAAGGTAAAGAGGGTGATTCAGTGCCGGGTCGGGCTCATATTATTCTGCTGCAGCGCTCGCGATGCGATCCAAATAGGCCTTGCGGAGTGCTATCGCAACGGGACCGGCCTTGCCGTCATTGACCTTAGCGTCATCAATCGTTGAAACCGGCGTGACAAGCGCCGATGCGCTTGATATGAAAGCTTCTGCCGCAGCTTTGGCTTCATCCGGGGTGAAGGGGCGTTCTACAATTTTCAGGTTGCGCTGGGTGGCTATTGCCAGCACGGCCTTCCGGGTGATGCCGTTGAGAATGTCATAATCAGCCGGACGGGTGATCAGCTCACCGTCATGGGTGACGATCCAGGCATTGGACGATGACCCTTCGGTAACAAACCCTTCCTTGTCAACCATCCAGGCTTCGTAAGCGCCGGCGTCAACGGCTTTCGTTTTGGCCATACAGTTTGGAAGAAGCTGTATTGTCTTAATGTCGCGACGCTGCCAGCGCTGGTCTTCCACCGTGATCACATCGACAGTGCGTCCTGTGTCTGCTGCTGCGATGCTGATGGGCTTTGCCGTCATGACCAGTTGCGGGGTCAATGCCGCAGCGAAGGCATGATCACGCCGCATCACCCCGCGGGTCACCTGAAAATAGATCAGCCCGTCACGGATCATGTTCATACGGATGATACTGCGGATAACAATGCGTAATGCATCCCGGCTGATGGGCATCGGGATACCGAGCTCACCCAGGGAAAACTCCAGCCTGTCAAGATGCCATTCCTGATCGGCCAGCACGCCGCCGATCACGGTCACCACCTCATATACACCATCACCGAACTGATAGCCCCTGTCATCGATACTGACTTTAGCATCCTTGTGGGGGACATAACGGCCATTGACATAAGCGATACGTGACATGAGGTAACCTTAAGTAGAGTTGCGTTCACCCGGAATTTCAGAAGAAATCCGGCCTGACAGAAAGAATTTTTTCCACTTCGCCAATCGCGCCGCGTTCTGCAAAGAGAATGACCCGGTCATTGGATTCGACAATCGTATTACCGCGAGGAGCGATCACCTCGTCCTCGCGGACAATCGCCCCGACGGAAACATTCTTGGGCAATTTAGCTGAGCGCAGGGCTTTGCCCACCATGGGTGACGATGGCATAGCCTCAACTTCCATGACCTCGCCCCGGTCTTCGATAATTGTATGAATATCACGTATACGTCCGCGCCGAACATGCTTGAGGATAGATGACACCGTGATAGCGGACGGATTAATAACACTGTCCACCCCAAGAGTTGAAATCAGGGGAACGAAGCTGGAAATATTGATCAGCGATATTGTATGCGCCGCACCAAACCGGCGCGCCAGGAGGGCTGACAGCGCGTTCACCTCATCATCATTGGTCAGTGCAACAAACGTATCAGCATCCCTTACCCCCCCTTCCTGCAGCATTTCAGGATCAAGGGCGTCGCCATTGATGATTGTTGCCCCGGATATGGCGTGAGCAACAGCTTCAGCCTGATTCTTGTCAGATTCAATAATCGCGCATCGTGAATTCTCAATTTTTGTCAGAACATCTGACGCCAGCATGCCGCCAATAGTGCCGGCGCCGGCGATCAGCACTTTGCGTGATGCCGGCTCCTCATGCCCGAATGATGCCATGGCACGGCCCATATGCTTTTCGTCACAGACAAAATAGACCTGATCCCCTTCCTGCATCTTGACACTGCCATCACGAGTAACAAGAACTTCATTGCCGCGCAAAATCGCAACAACGGTCACGGAAAGATCTTCAAACAGGTCGGTCAGGTAACGCAACGGGGAATCGATAATCGGGCAAGATGCATGACAACGGACACCGACAATCCTGACCTTATCATCACACATATTGGCCACATCGAAGGCCCCGGGAACAAGCAGCCTTCTGCTCACCGCTTCTGAGACTTCGGCTTCGGGTGAGATGATATGATCGATCGGCAGGTCTTCCGATGCATAGAGATCACCGAACTGGGGATCAAGGTAGGAGCGGCTGCGGATCCGGGCAATCTTCAGCGGCGTGTTGAAGATCGAATGCGCCACCTGGCAGGACACCATATTGACCTCATCGGATTCGGTCACCGCAATGATCATATCGGCATCCTTCGCCCCGGCCTCTTGAAGAATATCGGGATGAGAGGAAACGCCGATAACACCGCGGAGGTTATGTGCCTCGGCTGTACGCTGCACACGTTCCGCATTGGAATCAATGGCAGTAATTTGGTTGTCACGGGCGAGATGACCGGCAATCGAAGTGCCAACCTGGCCGGTTCCGCAAATTATGATGTTCATTGGTGTTCCTTCCGCTGATCAGACGCCATTGGCTAATCACTGAGTTCAGGATTGATGTTAAGACTTTTCAACTTGCGGTGCAAAGCCGACCGCTCCATGCCGATAAAGGATGCTGTTTTGGATATATTGCCATCAAAACGTGTCAGTTGCGAGATCAAATACTGGGTCTCGAAATGCTCCCGGGCAGCCTTAAGCGGCAGGCCGACCATGTTGTCAATGCCGCCGGCCGCAGTAGGTGAATTCCCGGTGATGACCGGTGGCAACTCCTCGGCTGTGATGAGCTCACTTTCATAGTGGTCCACCATGATCGACAGCCAGTCGATGACATTACGCAGCTCGGTTATATTACCCGGCCAGCCATAGAGCTGCATTTGCACTAAGGCTTCATCGGAAAATTTCAGCGACTTGCTCTGATTGGCATTTGCAAGATCAAGGAAATATTCCGAGAGAATTGGAATATCCTCTTTCCTCTCGGCCAGGGAAGGTACAGCGATCGGTACAACGCTCAGCCGGTAGAAGAGGTCTTCGCGCATATTGCCCTGATTGATTTCCTCCATCAGATCCAGTTTCGATGCGCTGATCACCCGGACATCCACAGTCACTTCACTTGCACCGCCAATACGGCGGAACCGCTGATCCTGAACGGCACGAACAAGCTTGCCCTGGGTTTCCAACGGCAAATCGCCGATTTCGTCAAAATACAATGTGCCGCCATGCGCCTGTTCAAACAGCCCGACAATCCGCTGGCGTCCGTCATGCCCTTCGGTGCCAAAAAGTTCGGCCGTCACCATGTCAGGTGAGAGCATGGCACAATTGGCCAGAACAAAACGGCCGCCCCGGCGCGGTGAAAGATCGTGCAGACGGCGTGCCATCAACTCTTTGCCGCTGCCCGAAGGGCCTGTGATCATCACCCGGCTGTTTGACTGGGACACCTTCTCAAGGGACTGCTGGAGCAATTTAAACGGCGGCGATATACCGATCATTTCGACTTTGCCGGCGGACTCCTTCCTCAGATCCCGGTTTTCCAGAGTCAGTGACGCCGCTTCAAGCGCCCTTTGTACAAGTATGAGTAAGCGCTCTGATTTAAAAGGTTTTTCAACAAAATCATAAGCGCCGTCCTTCATGGCCTGCACGGC
Above is a window of Parvularculales bacterium DNA encoding:
- a CDS encoding D-amino-acid transaminase; the encoded protein is MSRIAYVNGRYVPHKDAKVSIDDRGYQFGDGVYEVVTVIGGVLADQEWHLDRLEFSLGELGIPMPISRDALRIVIRSIIRMNMIRDGLIYFQVTRGVMRRDHAFAAALTPQLVMTAKPISIAAADTGRTVDVITVEDQRWQRRDIKTIQLLPNCMAKTKAVDAGAYEAWMVDKEGFVTEGSSSNAWIVTHDGELITRPADYDILNGITRKAVLAIATQRNLKIVERPFTPDEAKAAAEAFISSASALVTPVSTIDDAKVNDGKAGPVAIALRKAYLDRIASAAAE
- the trkA gene encoding Trk system potassium transporter TrkA, with translation MNIIICGTGQVGTSIAGHLARDNQITAIDSNAERVQRTAEAHNLRGVIGVSSHPDILQEAGAKDADMIIAVTESDEVNMVSCQVAHSIFNTPLKIARIRSRSYLDPQFGDLYASEDLPIDHIISPEAEVSEAVSRRLLVPGAFDVANMCDDKVRIVGVRCHASCPIIDSPLRYLTDLFEDLSVTVVAILRGNEVLVTRDGSVKMQEGDQVYFVCDEKHMGRAMASFGHEEPASRKVLIAGAGTIGGMLASDVLTKIENSRCAIIESDKNQAEAVAHAISGATIINGDALDPEMLQEGGVRDADTFVALTNDDEVNALSALLARRFGAAHTISLINISSFVPLISTLGVDSVINPSAITVSSILKHVRRGRIRDIHTIIEDRGEVMEVEAMPSSPMVGKALRSAKLPKNVSVGAIVREDEVIAPRGNTIVESNDRVILFAERGAIGEVEKILSVRPDFF
- a CDS encoding sigma-54 dependent transcriptional regulator, whose protein sequence is MKPEILIVDDESDIRAIIVELLEDEGYKCRHAANAQEAREAVQQFLPSLVILDIWMSDSDMDGLELQKWIRKLYPDVPAIMISGHGNIETAVQAMKDGAYDFVEKPFKSERLLILVQRALEAASLTLENRDLRKESAGKVEMIGISPPFKLLQQSLEKVSQSNSRVMITGPSGSGKELMARRLHDLSPRRGGRFVLANCAMLSPDMVTAELFGTEGHDGRQRIVGLFEQAHGGTLYFDEIGDLPLETQGKLVRAVQDQRFRRIGGASEVTVDVRVISASKLDLMEEINQGNMREDLFYRLSVVPIAVPSLAERKEDIPILSEYFLDLANANQSKSLKFSDEALVQMQLYGWPGNITELRNVIDWLSIMVDHYESELITAEELPPVITGNSPTAAGGIDNMVGLPLKAAREHFETQYLISQLTRFDGNISKTASFIGMERSALHRKLKSLNINPELSD